A part of Silvimonas soli genomic DNA contains:
- a CDS encoding DUF4440 domain-containing protein — MPQSDLLEALKALEMALHQPDVRHDSSQVAALLHDNFMEFGCSGAIYHKPDIMTLLAEEAPVRLYSQDYALKLLADGLALLTYRSAQWAAAGEQLERHSLRSSIWRRTAGQWQMVFHQGTPTEPFAPTTGA; from the coding sequence ATGCCTCAATCCGACCTGCTCGAAGCGCTTAAAGCCCTGGAAATGGCCTTGCACCAGCCGGACGTGCGCCACGATTCATCACAGGTCGCTGCCTTGCTGCACGACAACTTCATGGAGTTTGGTTGCTCCGGTGCGATTTACCATAAGCCCGACATCATGACCCTATTGGCCGAAGAAGCACCGGTCCGGCTTTATTCGCAAGATTACGCGCTCAAATTACTGGCAGATGGTCTGGCCTTGCTGACATATCGTTCGGCGCAGTGGGCTGCAGCAGGTGAGCAACTGGAGCGCCACAGTCTGCGCAGTTCAATCTGGCGCCGTACTGCCGGGCAATGGCAGATGGTGTTTCATCAAGGCACGCCAACCGAGCCGTTTGCCCCAACAACCGGCGCGTGA
- the fliJ gene encoding flagellar export protein FliJ — protein sequence MRRVRPTCTRDNKVLEVAQFRFALLLTLSRDQREDAARIMQSAAAKAEMARQKLVQVNGYRDEYRARLTQSGQGGMTVTQWRDYQVFLARLDEAATQQQGEVERLQRDYDRHKAAWQECEKKVKAFEKLEDRHNVDEIKRESRQEQKLVDEFNSRPKTNKGF from the coding sequence ATGCGCCGAGTCCGTCCGACCTGCACGCGTGATAACAAGGTTTTAGAAGTGGCACAGTTCCGGTTTGCCCTATTGTTGACGCTCAGTCGCGACCAGCGCGAGGATGCCGCGCGCATCATGCAAAGCGCAGCGGCCAAGGCCGAGATGGCGCGGCAAAAGCTGGTGCAGGTAAATGGCTATCGCGATGAATACCGAGCCCGGCTGACGCAGAGCGGGCAGGGCGGCATGACCGTGACCCAGTGGCGCGACTATCAGGTTTTCCTGGCGCGACTGGATGAAGCGGCTACCCAGCAGCAGGGCGAGGTCGAGCGCCTGCAGCGTGACTATGATCGCCACAAAGCGGCCTGGCAGGAATGCGAGAAAAAGGTCAAAGCCTTCGAAAAGCTGGAAGACCGGCACAATGTGGACGAGATCAAACGCGAATCGCGGCAGGAACAAAAGCTGGTCGATGAGTTCAACAGTCGCCCCAAAACCAACAAAGGTTTCTAG
- the fliI gene encoding flagellar protein export ATPase FliI — translation MTNPFDACKLYLEECAVASKHIRPWLPRGKLVRVSGLVLEATGLRLPIGASCEVMTPGNLAVEAVVVGFQEDRLFLMPVAELYGVEPGAEVVPHEDIAAWVPEYGKPRPPQRRIEDHGRQVPVGWGLLGRIIDALGRPLDGKGRLESDDWMPLFSRPFNPMYREPVREVMDVGVRAINALLTVGRGQRLGLFAGSGVGKSVLLGMMARYTTADVVVVGLIGERGREVKDFIENILGESGLQRSVVVAAPADTPPLLRLYGAAYATSIAEYFRNEGKNVLLIMDSLTRYAMAQREIALAVGEPPATKGYPASVFARLPQLVERAGNGREGGGSITAFYTVLSEGDDQQDPIADNARAILDGHFVLSRSLAETGHYPAIDIEASISRVMTDIVSPQEFELVRRFKHLWSRYQRSRDLLSVGAYVQGSDPTLDDAIRRFPSFEHFLQQAIEEREGYAGSRAKLGELFGVFPG, via the coding sequence ATGACGAACCCGTTTGACGCCTGCAAGCTCTATCTCGAAGAGTGTGCCGTTGCCAGTAAACATATTCGACCCTGGTTGCCACGCGGCAAGCTGGTGCGTGTCTCTGGTCTGGTGCTGGAAGCCACGGGGCTGCGTTTGCCGATTGGTGCCTCTTGCGAGGTGATGACTCCAGGCAATCTGGCAGTGGAAGCCGTCGTGGTCGGCTTTCAGGAAGACCGGTTGTTTCTGATGCCGGTGGCCGAGTTGTATGGCGTAGAGCCGGGCGCAGAAGTCGTACCGCACGAAGATATCGCGGCGTGGGTGCCGGAGTATGGCAAGCCGCGCCCGCCGCAACGGCGTATCGAAGATCATGGTCGTCAGGTGCCGGTCGGCTGGGGTTTGCTCGGGCGCATTATTGATGCGCTGGGGCGGCCGCTGGATGGCAAAGGCCGATTGGAGAGTGACGACTGGATGCCATTGTTCTCGCGCCCGTTCAATCCGATGTATCGCGAGCCGGTGCGTGAGGTTATGGACGTCGGTGTGCGCGCCATCAACGCGTTGCTCACCGTAGGGCGCGGGCAACGGCTGGGGCTGTTTGCCGGTTCCGGTGTCGGTAAATCCGTTTTGCTGGGGATGATGGCCCGCTATACCACCGCCGACGTAGTGGTTGTGGGACTGATCGGCGAGCGTGGTCGCGAGGTCAAGGATTTCATCGAGAACATCCTGGGCGAATCCGGCTTGCAACGCTCGGTCGTGGTTGCCGCGCCAGCAGACACGCCGCCCTTGTTGCGACTGTACGGCGCCGCGTACGCAACCAGCATTGCCGAGTATTTCCGCAACGAAGGCAAGAATGTCTTGCTGATCATGGATTCGCTGACGCGTTATGCCATGGCGCAGCGTGAAATCGCCCTGGCCGTCGGTGAGCCACCGGCGACCAAGGGTTATCCGGCCTCCGTGTTTGCGCGTTTGCCACAACTGGTCGAACGGGCCGGTAACGGGCGTGAGGGCGGCGGCTCCATCACCGCGTTTTATACCGTGCTGTCGGAAGGCGATGACCAGCAAGACCCGATTGCCGATAACGCCCGCGCCATTCTGGATGGCCACTTTGTGTTGTCGCGCAGCCTGGCGGAAACCGGTCACTATCCGGCTATTGATATCGAAGCCTCAATCAGCCGGGTCATGACCGATATTGTGTCGCCGCAGGAATTTGAACTGGTGCGCCGCTTCAAACATTTGTGGTCGCGTTACCAGCGCAGCCGAGACTTGTTGAGTGTGGGCGCCTACGTGCAAGGCAGCGATCCAACGCTGGATGATGCCATTCGTCGCTTTCCGTCGTTTGAGCATTTCTTGCAGCAAGCCATTGAAGAACGCGAGGGTTACGCGGGTTCGCGGGCCAAACTGGGTGAATTGTTTGGCGTGTTTCCCGGCTGA
- a CDS encoding flagellar assembly protein FliH yields the protein MRRVIPREELTAWERWELGTIDDPSPVRVRPGQAPIPAAAAPVPEAASATVASPAETAAPVTAEPEAAHAPAPGVPLPTAEELEAIHQQAQQEGFDTGHAIGLEAGRAEAADEVARLKALLEQLENFSANAQAELAESVLDLALVVAREVARVEIAADRQRVLPVIRELIDSMPAARAPARILAHPDDIAAINSMMGVELPSEIWRVVADPNQTPGGCRIETPISRADLSLTARWAAQLRVLKRDARPDLAWHAEVPAAEEALSPAALDALSLDLDVPADDEPV from the coding sequence ATGCGTCGCGTCATCCCCCGCGAAGAACTCACCGCGTGGGAGCGTTGGGAACTCGGCACGATCGACGATCCGTCCCCGGTGCGCGTGCGTCCCGGCCAAGCGCCGATCCCGGCTGCGGCTGCTCCAGTGCCTGAGGCCGCGTCCGCAACGGTCGCCAGTCCTGCCGAGACTGCCGCGCCAGTCACCGCTGAGCCAGAAGCCGCGCACGCGCCTGCGCCCGGCGTGCCATTGCCCACCGCAGAAGAACTCGAAGCAATCCACCAGCAGGCCCAGCAAGAAGGCTTTGATACCGGCCATGCAATTGGCCTGGAAGCCGGGCGGGCCGAGGCGGCGGATGAAGTCGCACGGCTCAAGGCGTTGCTGGAGCAACTGGAAAATTTCTCTGCCAATGCGCAGGCTGAGCTAGCCGAATCGGTACTCGATCTGGCACTGGTGGTGGCGCGTGAAGTGGCCCGGGTCGAAATCGCCGCAGATCGGCAGCGCGTATTGCCGGTGATTCGCGAACTGATCGACTCCATGCCAGCGGCGCGGGCGCCAGCACGCATCCTTGCGCATCCCGACGACATTGCGGCAATCAACTCCATGATGGGGGTCGAATTGCCTTCCGAAATCTGGCGAGTGGTCGCTGATCCCAATCAAACCCCCGGCGGCTGCCGGATTGAAACGCCTATTTCGCGGGCTGATCTCTCGCTGACTGCTCGCTGGGCAGCGCAACTGCGGGTGCTGAAACGCGATGCTCGCCCGGATCTGGCCTGGCACGCCGAGGTGCCAGCGGCCGAAGAGGCGCTGTCGCCCGCAGCGCTGGATGCACTTTCGCTTGATCTGGACGTACCGGCCGATGACGAACCCGTTTGA
- the fliG gene encoding flagellar motor switch protein FliG — translation MAATLNEEGVRKAAILLMTLGEDAAVEVFRYLGPKEVQKLGFTMAGMDNVKREEVEGVLGDFMSSSQNRANLGAADEYIRSVLTKALGSDKAANLLDRILQGNDNNGIESLKWMDSAAVAELIKNEHPQIIATILVHLEPDQASEILSHFVERNRNDVLLRIATLEGVQPAALKELNDVLTQLLSGSDKIKKSAMGGVQMAADILNFMGGVVEASAITSVREYDPELAQRIQDKMFTFDNVLDIDDRGIQLLLREIQSDSLVIALKGTSPQLRDKIFKNMSQRAAEMLRDDLEAKGPVKLSEVESEQKEILKIVRRLADEGQIVLSGKGEEGVVE, via the coding sequence ATGGCCGCCACATTGAATGAAGAAGGCGTACGTAAAGCGGCCATCTTGTTGATGACGCTGGGCGAAGATGCTGCGGTTGAGGTGTTTCGCTACCTGGGTCCGAAAGAAGTCCAGAAGCTGGGCTTCACCATGGCCGGCATGGATAACGTCAAGCGCGAAGAGGTTGAAGGCGTGCTGGGCGACTTTATGTCGTCATCGCAAAATCGCGCCAATCTGGGCGCGGCCGATGAATATATCCGCTCGGTGCTGACCAAGGCGCTGGGCTCGGACAAGGCCGCCAATCTGCTGGATCGTATCTTGCAGGGCAACGACAACAACGGCATTGAGTCCCTCAAATGGATGGATTCTGCCGCTGTGGCCGAGCTCATTAAAAACGAGCACCCGCAGATTATCGCCACGATTCTGGTTCACCTCGAACCCGATCAGGCTTCTGAAATTCTCTCGCATTTTGTTGAACGTAACCGCAATGACGTGCTGCTGCGCATTGCCACGCTGGAAGGCGTGCAGCCCGCCGCGCTCAAAGAACTGAACGATGTGCTAACCCAGTTGCTATCCGGGTCGGACAAGATCAAAAAAAGCGCGATGGGTGGCGTGCAGATGGCGGCAGACATCCTCAACTTTATGGGCGGCGTGGTCGAGGCTTCGGCCATTACCAGCGTGCGCGAATACGACCCAGAACTGGCTCAGCGCATCCAGGACAAGATGTTCACCTTCGACAATGTGCTGGACATCGACGACCGCGGCATTCAGTTACTGTTGCGTGAAATCCAGTCCGATTCGCTGGTCATTGCCCTCAAAGGCACCAGCCCGCAATTGCGCGACAAAATCTTCAAGAACATGTCGCAGCGCGCTGCCGAAATGCTGCGTGATGACCTGGAGGCCAAAGGGCCGGTCAAGTTGTCGGAAGTCGAATCCGAACAGAAAGAAATTCTCAAAATTGTACGCCGCTTGGCTGACGAAGGGCAGATCGTGCTCTCCGGCAAGGGCGAAGAAGGCGTCGTTGAATAA
- the fliF gene encoding flagellar basal-body MS-ring/collar protein FliF, with protein sequence MAEADVAVEGGRAQGSALDNARRRFVDLPGSRKAMFMVGLAALIAVLVGVALWSREPDYRILYTNIPDKDGGEILQSLQQLNIPYKLEQSGTISVPANRVYDVRLQLAAKGLPKSGEVGFELMDNQKFGVSQFAEQVNYQRAVEGELARSIETIQSVDKARVHLAMPRQTVFLRDQQKPTASVMLTLRPGRTLDSGQVAGVVHLVSSSVPELTVANVSVVDQDGNLLSQNSSANHANLDARQLVYVQQIEKGYVDRVQAILEPLVGKENVHAEVTAQVDFAEVEQTSETFKPNTASDTASIRSQQTSSQEGKNDTGDAAGVPGALSNQPPGAAAAPITVATASGAAAASPSGSTSSHKESTTNYEVDKTVQHVKQPIGTVKRLSAAVVINYKPVQDKDGKSSWAPYSPQEMAQINNLVQESIGYNKDRGDSINVVNATFAGAPLPEAEQSMQEQAVSFIKANLANLIKLGLIALVVLYLLIFVVRPLMRDLSKAREEPKSIELDLGDSTGLTEEAASARDEEEQDAMARLAAQADVLSQARELAKNDPRMVATILREWMSKEEESANPNKIG encoded by the coding sequence ATGGCGGAAGCGGACGTAGCAGTTGAGGGCGGGCGTGCACAGGGTAGTGCCCTGGACAATGCACGCAGGCGCTTTGTCGATCTCCCTGGTTCACGCAAGGCCATGTTTATGGTCGGACTGGCTGCGCTTATTGCGGTGCTGGTGGGCGTAGCGTTGTGGAGCCGTGAACCCGATTACCGCATCCTCTATACCAATATCCCCGATAAAGACGGCGGCGAAATTCTGCAGTCGCTGCAACAACTCAATATCCCGTACAAGCTTGAACAAAGCGGCACGATTTCGGTTCCGGCCAATCGTGTTTACGACGTGCGCCTGCAATTGGCGGCAAAGGGCCTGCCCAAATCCGGAGAAGTCGGTTTTGAATTGATGGACAACCAGAAATTCGGGGTGTCGCAATTCGCCGAACAGGTCAATTACCAGCGCGCGGTTGAAGGCGAGCTGGCTCGTTCCATTGAAACTATCCAGTCCGTTGATAAAGCGCGGGTGCATCTGGCCATGCCGCGCCAGACGGTATTTCTGCGCGATCAGCAAAAACCCACTGCATCAGTCATGCTGACGCTGCGCCCAGGGCGTACGCTCGATAGCGGGCAAGTGGCGGGCGTAGTGCATCTGGTGTCGTCCAGCGTGCCTGAACTCACCGTTGCCAACGTCAGCGTGGTGGATCAGGACGGCAATCTGCTGTCGCAAAACAGTTCGGCCAACCATGCCAATCTGGATGCGCGCCAGTTGGTGTATGTGCAGCAGATCGAAAAAGGCTATGTCGATCGGGTACAGGCCATTCTGGAGCCGCTGGTCGGCAAGGAAAACGTTCACGCCGAAGTGACCGCACAAGTGGACTTTGCCGAGGTCGAACAGACCTCCGAAACCTTCAAGCCCAACACCGCGTCGGATACTGCATCTATCCGCAGCCAGCAGACCAGCAGTCAGGAAGGTAAAAACGATACCGGTGACGCAGCTGGCGTGCCTGGTGCGTTATCCAACCAGCCTCCGGGCGCTGCAGCGGCCCCGATCACCGTAGCTACCGCGTCTGGTGCTGCGGCTGCCTCGCCAAGCGGTTCGACCAGCTCGCACAAGGAGTCGACTACCAATTACGAAGTCGACAAAACCGTGCAGCACGTGAAGCAACCCATTGGCACGGTCAAGCGCTTGTCGGCGGCGGTGGTCATCAATTACAAGCCCGTGCAGGATAAAGACGGCAAATCCAGCTGGGCGCCGTACTCGCCGCAGGAAATGGCGCAGATCAACAATCTGGTGCAAGAGTCCATTGGTTACAACAAAGATCGGGGCGACTCCATCAATGTGGTCAACGCGACCTTTGCCGGCGCGCCGTTGCCAGAAGCTGAGCAGTCGATGCAGGAACAGGCCGTTTCGTTTATCAAGGCCAATCTGGCAAACCTGATCAAGTTGGGTCTGATTGCACTGGTGGTGCTCTATCTGCTGATCTTTGTGGTGCGTCCGTTGATGCGCGATTTGTCCAAAGCGCGCGAGGAACCCAAGTCGATCGAACTTGATCTGGGCGATTCGACCGGTCTGACCGAAGAAGCCGCCAGCGCCCGTGACGAAGAAGAGCAAGATGCCATGGCACGACTGGCCGCGCAGGCCGATGTGCTCAGTCAGGCGCGTGAACTGGCCAAGAATGATCCACGCATGGTTGCGACCATTCTGCGTGAATGGATGTCCAAAGAAGAAGAGTCGGCCAATCCGAACAAGATCGGCTAG
- the fliE gene encoding flagellar hook-basal body complex protein FliE codes for MNSVQGIDQLLGELKAMSSLAAGQPAAPAATGTGASDFAGMLKSSIDQVSQVQNSAEAQQTAFQSGDPQTDLQDVMVSLQKASLSFQTMVQVRNKLVSAYQEIMNLQV; via the coding sequence ATGAATAGCGTGCAAGGCATCGATCAACTTCTGGGCGAACTTAAAGCCATGTCCTCGCTGGCAGCGGGGCAGCCTGCTGCGCCGGCCGCAACGGGCACTGGTGCGTCCGATTTTGCCGGCATGCTCAAATCCTCGATTGATCAAGTCAGCCAGGTACAAAACAGCGCTGAAGCACAACAAACCGCTTTTCAGTCTGGAGACCCGCAAACTGACCTGCAAGACGTGATGGTTTCGCTGCAAAAGGCGAGCCTGTCGTTTCAAACCATGGTGCAGGTGCGCAATAAACTGGTCAGCGCGTACCAGGAAATCATGAATCTCCAGGTCTGA
- a CDS encoding sigma-54-dependent transcriptional regulator yields MALPVLIVEDDDALREALVDTLALGGHAVITAADGQEALSLLERHRVGLVLSDVQMQPMDGETLLLEIKRRYAWVPVILMTAYGVVEKAVAALHAGAAHYLPKPFEPDALLQEVARYLLPDGSDEHVIAEDPAMRALLDVARRVAQSDASVLITGESGTGKEVLARFIHRSSPRAAKPFVAINCAAIPEQLLESTLFGHERGAFTGAALQHIGKFEQADGGTLLLDEITEMPLSLQAKLLRVLQEREVERVGGSKPLKVDLRVLATSNRDLPEAVANGHFREDLYYRLNVFPLELPALRERPDDVVPLARAMLSRHAARMNRRAPALTPDAVTRLTHHSWDGNIRELDNVMQRALILAPGDVVELAHLYLPQRPGMVAGGTVPIAEKTVTPSAPPVVHTDLKALEKQHILDALKAVGGVRKLAAERLGMSERTLRYKLQQYREEEGGLQE; encoded by the coding sequence ATGGCATTGCCGGTTTTGATCGTCGAAGATGACGACGCGTTGCGAGAAGCGCTGGTGGATACGCTGGCGCTGGGCGGGCACGCCGTCATTACGGCGGCGGATGGCCAGGAGGCATTGAGTCTGCTGGAACGGCATCGTGTTGGGCTGGTGTTGTCTGACGTGCAGATGCAGCCCATGGATGGCGAGACGCTGTTGCTGGAGATCAAGCGCCGTTATGCCTGGGTACCGGTCATCCTGATGACCGCCTATGGTGTGGTCGAAAAAGCGGTCGCTGCCTTGCATGCGGGTGCGGCGCACTATCTGCCCAAACCATTTGAACCCGATGCCTTGTTACAGGAAGTGGCCCGCTATTTGTTGCCCGACGGCAGTGACGAGCATGTAATCGCCGAAGACCCGGCCATGCGCGCCTTGCTGGATGTGGCGCGACGGGTTGCGCAATCCGACGCTTCGGTATTGATTACCGGTGAATCGGGGACGGGTAAAGAAGTGCTAGCCCGGTTCATTCATCGTTCCAGCCCACGCGCCGCCAAGCCGTTTGTGGCAATCAACTGCGCGGCGATTCCCGAGCAGTTACTTGAATCCACGTTGTTCGGTCACGAGCGCGGTGCATTTACCGGGGCAGCTTTGCAGCACATTGGCAAATTTGAACAAGCCGATGGCGGCACCTTGCTGCTGGATGAAATCACCGAAATGCCGCTGTCACTGCAAGCCAAGCTGCTGCGGGTGCTGCAGGAGCGCGAGGTGGAGCGGGTAGGTGGCAGCAAGCCGCTCAAGGTTGATCTACGGGTGCTGGCAACCTCTAACCGTGATTTGCCCGAGGCAGTGGCCAATGGACATTTTCGCGAGGATCTCTACTACCGTCTGAATGTGTTCCCGCTGGAGTTGCCCGCATTGCGTGAGCGTCCGGATGATGTAGTGCCATTGGCCCGAGCCATGTTGTCGCGGCACGCAGCGCGCATGAACCGGCGCGCACCCGCATTGACGCCCGACGCGGTGACTCGCCTGACCCATCACAGTTGGGACGGCAATATCCGTGAACTGGACAACGTCATGCAGCGGGCGCTGATTCTGGCGCCGGGCGATGTGGTGGAACTTGCCCATCTGTATTTGCCGCAACGCCCCGGGATGGTGGCGGGCGGGACGGTTCCGATTGCCGAAAAAACGGTGACGCCAAGCGCGCCACCAGTTGTGCATACCGACTTGAAAGCGCTGGAAAAACAACACATTCTGGACGCATTGAAAGCGGTTGGTGGCGTACGCAAACTGGCGGCGGAACGGCTGGGAATGAGCGAACGCACGCTGCGCTATAAATTGCAGCAATATCGTGAGGAAGAAGGCGGGCTGCAGGAGTGA
- a CDS encoding chemotaxis protein CheB, producing the protein MPRSDQGEKPALVNVPSHSADIVLPRKVRLPISSARVIVIGASTGGTEALKVVLEGLPLDTPPILIAQHMPESFTQSFSQRLDSICRIHVKQAEDGERLQMGHAYIAPGHSHLLLSASGPAWTCTLSQAPPVNRHRPSVDVLFRSAANLGGANIVGVILTGMGRDGALGMKEMRDAGASTLAQDEASCVVFGMPKEAIMAGGVQEVLPLKDIAARMLALSRMPVRN; encoded by the coding sequence ATGCCGCGGTCAGATCAGGGAGAAAAGCCAGCTTTGGTCAATGTCCCCAGTCATTCCGCCGACATTGTGCTGCCCCGCAAGGTACGACTGCCGATTTCCTCGGCGCGAGTCATTGTGATCGGTGCTTCCACTGGCGGGACTGAGGCGCTCAAGGTGGTACTGGAAGGGCTGCCGCTGGACACGCCGCCCATATTGATTGCCCAGCATATGCCCGAAAGTTTTACCCAGTCGTTCTCGCAACGGCTGGACTCGATCTGCCGCATCCATGTCAAGCAGGCCGAAGACGGTGAGCGCCTGCAAATGGGCCATGCTTATATCGCGCCAGGACATTCGCACTTATTGTTGTCTGCCAGTGGCCCGGCCTGGACTTGTACCTTGTCGCAAGCGCCACCGGTAAACCGGCACCGTCCTTCGGTGGATGTGTTGTTTCGGTCTGCGGCCAATCTGGGTGGGGCCAATATAGTCGGGGTGATCCTCACCGGCATGGGGCGTGATGGAGCGTTGGGGATGAAAGAAATGCGGGATGCCGGCGCCAGCACCTTGGCGCAGGATGAAGCCAGTTGTGTGGTCTTTGGCATGCCCAAAGAAGCCATCATGGCGGGTGGCGTGCAAGAAGTTTTGCCGCTCAAGGATATTGCCGCGCGGATGCTGGCCCTGAGCCGCATGCCAGTGCGTAATTAA
- a CDS encoding fused response regulator/phosphatase encodes MKILVVDDTEAVLLLISRFIEALGHKVVQARDGKEALELWRQHQPDLVLMDMMMPVMSGPEAAVAIKAEAGESWVPIVFVTGVGEENRLADAIERGADDYISKPVNFRVLEAKLKAFHRTLELNRKVREQSARLASYYDAAEEEKRVVRHLMDQMVNAERLYDPLLDYWLSPAESLSGDLIAAARTPGQVLYVLLADGIGHGLTAALNVLPLTQPFYSMAEKGYSLSDILVEMNNKVRQVLPVGRFVATVLIAIDEVTGCIEVWNGGMPTVHMLDRAGKVVHQWKSSHLPLGIVPTQDMETTTSRFFYSAPGTVLACSDGLTEARAPDGEAFSEQRLLQLLLQHPEGDRLVALQAALNAHLNGSPHHDDISMVMMRFGERMREDLPPAALQTAETQATMALVGSGESMWHYSLTLGAEELRYINTVPFMMSFVNEIKALRQFQSEVFLILSELFVNALDHGLLNMDSRLKRGEQGMDRYLLERGSRLAALTQGHIGIDLNGLRINGRDVLRIRIKDSGPGFDWPRFNLPNDDPARMHGRGLMLVRSMCASIQFTGSGNEVIVHYLPGLTAG; translated from the coding sequence ATGAAAATCCTCGTTGTCGATGACACCGAGGCGGTTCTTTTGCTGATTTCCCGTTTTATCGAAGCGCTTGGGCACAAAGTGGTGCAAGCCCGGGATGGCAAAGAGGCGCTCGAACTATGGCGCCAGCATCAACCTGATCTGGTGCTGATGGACATGATGATGCCGGTCATGTCCGGCCCCGAAGCTGCCGTGGCCATCAAGGCCGAGGCGGGTGAATCGTGGGTTCCCATCGTTTTTGTCACCGGGGTGGGTGAAGAAAACCGGCTGGCCGACGCCATCGAGCGCGGCGCTGACGATTACATCAGCAAACCTGTCAATTTCCGCGTACTGGAAGCCAAACTCAAGGCTTTCCATCGCACGCTGGAACTCAATCGCAAAGTTCGCGAACAATCTGCCCGTCTGGCTAGCTATTACGACGCCGCCGAAGAAGAAAAGCGGGTTGTGCGCCATCTGATGGATCAGATGGTCAATGCCGAACGCCTGTACGACCCCTTGCTCGATTACTGGTTGTCTCCGGCGGAAAGCCTTTCCGGCGATTTGATCGCCGCTGCGCGCACGCCGGGACAAGTGCTCTACGTATTGCTGGCCGACGGCATCGGTCATGGCCTGACTGCCGCGCTCAACGTGCTGCCGCTGACACAGCCGTTTTACAGCATGGCGGAAAAGGGCTACTCGCTGTCCGATATCCTGGTTGAAATGAACAACAAGGTGCGCCAGGTTTTGCCGGTGGGCCGCTTTGTTGCGACCGTGCTGATCGCCATTGATGAAGTGACCGGCTGCATCGAAGTCTGGAACGGCGGCATGCCCACGGTGCATATGCTGGACCGCGCGGGCAAGGTGGTGCACCAGTGGAAGTCCTCGCATTTGCCGTTGGGGATTGTGCCGACGCAAGACATGGAAACAACCACGTCGCGTTTTTTCTACAGTGCGCCGGGGACGGTACTGGCGTGTTCCGACGGCCTGACCGAAGCGCGGGCACCGGATGGCGAAGCCTTCAGCGAGCAGCGCTTGCTGCAATTGCTGCTGCAACATCCGGAAGGGGACCGTCTGGTGGCGTTGCAAGCCGCGTTGAATGCACACCTTAATGGCAGCCCGCATCATGACGATATCTCCATGGTGATGATGCGTTTTGGCGAGCGCATGCGCGAAGACCTGCCCCCGGCTGCGCTACAGACCGCTGAAACCCAGGCCACCATGGCGCTGGTCGGTAGCGGCGAGAGCATGTGGCATTACAGCCTCACCCTCGGCGCTGAAGAACTGCGGTACATCAACACGGTGCCTTTCATGATGTCTTTCGTGAACGAGATCAAAGCATTGCGACAGTTCCAGTCCGAAGTGTTTTTGATTCTGAGCGAGTTGTTTGTGAATGCGCTGGATCACGGTCTGCTCAATATGGACTCGCGCCTCAAGCGTGGTGAGCAGGGGATGGATCGTTACTTGCTGGAACGCGGATCGCGGCTGGCGGCACTCACGCAAGGTCATATCGGGATTGACCTGAATGGCTTGCGGATCAACGGCCGCGATGTGTTGCGTATCCGCATCAAGGATTCCGGCCCCGGTTTTGACTGGCCGCGCTTCAATTTGCCGAATGATGATCCGGCGCGCATGCATGGTCGCGGCCTCATGCTGGTGCGCTCAATGTGCGCGTCTATCCAGTTTACTGGCAGCGGCAACGAAGTCATCGTGCATTACCTGCCAGGATTGACAGCAGGCTAG
- a CDS encoding STAS domain-containing protein — MTPTVQIEGDAGRVILSGQFDFSAHREFRQVCESLIANTEIKEVLVDFQNVNYLDSSALGMLLLLKEKIGAASKTMALVNCRDTVKQVLEIACFGKIFTIR; from the coding sequence ATGACACCCACTGTTCAAATCGAAGGGGATGCAGGTCGAGTCATCCTCTCGGGACAGTTTGATTTCAGTGCCCATCGCGAATTTCGCCAGGTCTGTGAATCCTTGATTGCCAATACGGAAATCAAGGAAGTACTGGTGGATTTCCAGAATGTGAATTATCTGGATAGCTCTGCGTTGGGTATGTTGTTGTTATTGAAAGAAAAAATCGGCGCTGCCAGTAAAACAATGGCGCTGGTTAATTGCCGCGACACCGTGAAACAGGTTCTGGAGATCGCGTGTTTTGGCAAAATTTTCACAATCCGCTAA